In Clostridium sp., one DNA window encodes the following:
- a CDS encoding CotS family spore coat protein codes for MDIFAVRECVEDNYDIHVEYIEKIKNVYKIDNGSRCFCLKVINYDFGHFLFIILAIKHLQKSGFKNIPKIIHTKFKKSYIKVENSFAYLTPWINSRKADYDNDEDVSMAALKLAELHKKSFGFKLTRKMNPRVYWFKWIETFNTRENEIMDFKKRILNKDNKSEFDKLYFSKVPEQIEKCRYSIDNLLKSNYMEKMKAEVRKNGFCHHDYANHNVLISPDGNMNIIDFDYCILDTHLHDLASLLIRKMKHGKWKMNNALLILDSYNSVNRITQDDIPIMAALMEFPQEYWQIGIQYYWEKQRWDEETFIKKLKKIFEDEGERQEFIEKFRIQKYN; via the coding sequence GTGGATATTTTTGCTGTACGCGAATGTGTTGAAGATAATTATGATATCCATGTTGAATATATTGAAAAAATAAAAAATGTCTATAAGATTGATAATGGTTCAAGATGTTTTTGCCTGAAGGTAATAAATTATGATTTTGGGCATTTCCTGTTCATTATTTTAGCCATAAAACATCTGCAGAAAAGTGGATTTAAAAATATACCTAAAATAATTCATACAAAATTTAAAAAGAGTTATATAAAAGTTGAAAACAGCTTTGCCTATTTGACACCATGGATTAACTCTAGAAAGGCAGATTATGATAATGATGAGGATGTATCTATGGCGGCTCTCAAGCTTGCAGAACTTCATAAAAAGAGTTTTGGATTCAAACTTACAAGAAAAATGAACCCGAGAGTTTACTGGTTCAAGTGGATAGAGACATTCAATACAAGAGAAAATGAAATAATGGATTTCAAAAAAAGAATTTTAAATAAGGATAACAAATCAGAATTTGACAAGCTTTATTTCAGTAAAGTACCTGAACAAATTGAAAAGTGCAGATATTCCATAGATAATTTACTAAAAAGCAACTACATGGAAAAGATGAAGGCTGAAGTTAGAAAGAATGGTTTCTGCCATCATGACTATGCGAATCATAATGTACTTATAAGTCCTGATGGCAATATGAATATTATAGATTTTGATTATTGCATACTGGATACTCATCTTCATGATCTGGCAAGTTTATTAATAAGAAAAATGAAGCATGGAAAATGGAAAATGAATAATGCACTGCTTATATTGGATTCTTATAATTCGGTAAATAGGATAACTCAGGATGATATTCCCATTATGGCGGCACTTATGGAATTTCCCCAGGAATACTGGCAGATTGGCATACAGTATTACTGGGAGAAACAGAGATGGGATGAAGAGACATTTATCAAAAAATTGAAAAAAATATTTGAAGATGAGGGAGAAAGACAGGAGTTTATAGAAAAATTTAGAATACAAAAATACAATTAA
- a CDS encoding glycosyltransferase family 4 protein, protein MKIAIDARGINWYKGTGIGTYTDRILAYMIKKHPENFYYIYWSGNKYTNFNRENTKIIMASKRQHRFFEQYYFPSNLKKENIDIYHIPQNGIGISENIDCKKVITVHDLIPYILPETVGKGYLSKFLKEMPKIINIADAIITVSECSKRDILKFFPIDKNKIFVTPLAADKKYRPMDKELCRDKIKSEYNIDKPFILYVGGFSSRKNVSSLIEAFCRVYKNLDSDHDLVIVGSNKDELENLKSLCSNLSVSKNIKFTGFVRESMMPIFYNASDLFVYPSLYEGFGLPPLEAMSCGTPVITSDISSIPEVTGDSAILIDPNDIESLMYSIEAILNEASIQNELSLKGLKRSKSYSWEKTSEETLKIYNKILNS, encoded by the coding sequence ATGAAAATTGCCATTGATGCAAGGGGAATTAATTGGTATAAAGGCACTGGCATAGGTACCTATACAGACAGAATACTAGCTTACATGATAAAAAAGCATCCCGAGAATTTCTATTATATATATTGGTCTGGAAACAAATATACTAATTTTAATAGAGAAAATACTAAAATAATAATGGCATCTAAAAGACAGCATAGATTTTTTGAACAATACTATTTTCCCAGTAATCTAAAAAAAGAAAATATTGACATATATCATATACCTCAAAATGGTATAGGTATTTCAGAAAATATAGATTGTAAAAAAGTTATAACTGTTCACGATTTGATACCATATATATTGCCCGAAACCGTAGGAAAAGGTTATCTTTCCAAGTTTTTAAAAGAGATGCCCAAGATTATAAATATAGCCGATGCAATTATAACTGTATCGGAATGTTCGAAAAGAGATATATTAAAATTCTTTCCAATAGATAAAAATAAGATATTTGTAACTCCTCTGGCTGCAGATAAAAAATACAGACCAATGGACAAGGAACTCTGCAGGGATAAAATAAAATCAGAATATAATATAGATAAACCCTTCATTCTATACGTAGGCGGTTTCAGTTCCAGAAAAAATGTTTCTTCTTTAATAGAAGCTTTTTGCAGAGTTTATAAAAATTTAGACAGTGACCATGATTTAGTTATTGTCGGATCAAATAAGGATGAGTTGGAAAACTTAAAATCGCTTTGTTCCAATTTAAGTGTATCCAAAAATATAAAATTTACGGGTTTTGTAAGAGAATCCATGATGCCAATATTTTATAATGCTTCAGATCTATTCGTATATCCATCTCTGTATGAAGGTTTTGGACTTCCACCCCTTGAAGCCATGAGCTGTGGAACCCCTGTAATTACTTCAGATATATCTTCTATACCTGAAGTAACCGGAGATAGCGCTATATTAATTGATCCAAATGATATAGAGAGTTTGATGTATTCAATTGAGGCAATTTTAAATGAGGCGTCCATACAAAACGAATTGAGTCTAAAAGGTTTGAAACGTTCAAAATCATACTCGTGGGAAAAAACTTCTGAAGAAACTTTAAAAATATATAATAAAATATTAAATTCATAA
- a CDS encoding ABC transporter substrate-binding protein yields MKKYIKMSLIFMLILSLSMITSCQKKDSYNKTEFYRGNITIVTDGFHESQIKLAADEFKKSHKYADLNIRTDNNFESTMNNYDIISVSDENVKYIIDKYKGNILDLTSSLSDYRNNIISNKLYNGIYKGKVYAVPWESIPRLIVYRKDIFKSRGINAMDIKTWQDYINIGKKLSKETGKYFTGNDLSTNDLNLMLANQLGTSYFNDSGKLDFESERWSRILGIQKQIYSQNTIINFGSEKEVIDAAVGGNILAFIASPYSVRDLMNAMPESKNMWGVMDLPAFEPGGNTSVSLGGMNFIVNKNSKNARLASAFIKFILMDDKLQLELLDKYGRIPVYRESYYFKDVNKSVEYFDDKIWTHFINSQQRASNIEYTKYFPEVKDKLGSILNSNNIKNKDTKTIVSYIGKILEKSP; encoded by the coding sequence ATGAAGAAGTATATAAAAATGAGCCTGATTTTTATGCTTATTTTAAGTTTAAGCATGATAACCTCCTGCCAGAAAAAGGACTCCTATAATAAAACAGAATTTTATAGAGGGAATATAACCATTGTAACAGATGGATTTCATGAGAGTCAGATTAAATTGGCAGCAGATGAATTTAAGAAGAGTCACAAATATGCTGACTTAAATATAAGAACTGATAATAATTTTGAAAGTACTATGAACAACTATGATATTATAAGTGTTAGTGATGAGAATGTGAAATATATTATAGATAAATATAAGGGGAACATACTGGATTTGACAAGTTCACTATCCGACTATAGAAATAATATAATATCAAACAAACTTTATAATGGCATTTATAAGGGAAAGGTCTATGCTGTTCCATGGGAATCAATTCCAAGACTTATAGTATATAGAAAGGATATATTTAAAAGTAGAGGAATAAATGCCATGGATATCAAAACGTGGCAGGATTATATAAATATAGGTAAAAAGTTAAGCAAGGAAACTGGAAAATATTTTACCGGAAATGACTTAAGCACCAATGATTTAAATTTGATGTTGGCAAACCAGCTTGGAACCAGTTATTTTAATGATAGCGGAAAGCTGGATTTTGAATCTGAAAGGTGGTCTAGAATACTTGGAATTCAAAAACAGATATATTCCCAAAATACAATTATAAATTTTGGGTCTGAAAAAGAAGTTATAGATGCTGCTGTAGGTGGAAATATTTTAGCTTTTATTGCAAGCCCATATTCTGTAAGAGACTTGATGAATGCAATGCCGGAAAGTAAAAATATGTGGGGAGTTATGGATCTTCCGGCATTTGAGCCTGGAGGAAATACAAGTGTATCATTAGGTGGCATGAATTTTATTGTAAATAAAAATTCTAAAAATGCCAGGTTGGCAAGTGCATTTATAAAATTTATATTGATGGATGATAAACTTCAGTTAGAGCTGCTTGATAAATATGGAAGGATACCTGTGTATAGAGAGTCATATTATTTTAAAGATGTAAATAAATCTGTTGAATATTTTGATGACAAAATATGGACACATTTCATAAATTCTCAGCAGAGGGCTTCAAATATAGAATATACTAAATATTTTCCAGAAGTAAAAGACAAATTAGGAAGCATTTTGAATTCGAATAATATAAAAAATAAAGATACAAAGACTATAGTTTCCTATATAGGAAAAATTTTAGAAAAATCCCCATAA
- a CDS encoding radical SAM protein has product MKLTGVLEKTAKDTLVKAGIQLLNSKNPEKSLGKLFALVKKTVGKNEESLAKVLRVEELYNTNPAIHELVTGIVRDTDRNCMDKFFRNFFANAAWYGVPKREKFLKQTGIKTPFTILISPSMRCNLRCTGCYASSYSKKDDIPFEELDRIVGEARDLGIYYFIILGGEPFINEYMLDLYEKYNDCMFTPFSNGTLFTEEVADRIQKLGNVIPMFSLEGFEEETDARRGKGIFKKVMHAMDLLKERGVLFGVSSATGRHNIDTVTSDEFIDMLIEKGSKMSWYFLFMPVGKEPDTSLMLTPEQRLKLGERARKIRTEKPYFTIDFFNDAPYVGGCIAGKFYCHINSEEQVEPCIFAHFAVDSLKGGKKLVDAFKSDFFKELRNRQPYNHNLLLPCMMIDNTQQIRDIAKKTGAKPTDEGARMMLEDPKFRAELDKLSGDFKPYAEKAWKEEFNSEGNYKMAKG; this is encoded by the coding sequence ATGAAGTTAACAGGAGTACTAGAAAAGACAGCTAAGGATACACTTGTAAAGGCGGGAATACAGCTGCTGAACAGTAAAAATCCGGAAAAAAGTCTTGGTAAACTATTCGCACTAGTTAAGAAAACTGTAGGCAAAAATGAAGAAAGCCTGGCAAAAGTTTTAAGAGTAGAGGAATTATATAATACAAATCCGGCAATTCATGAACTTGTTACTGGTATAGTAAGGGATACTGATAGAAACTGCATGGATAAGTTCTTTAGAAATTTCTTTGCAAATGCAGCGTGGTACGGAGTACCAAAGAGAGAAAAATTTTTAAAGCAGACAGGAATAAAAACACCTTTTACAATACTTATAAGTCCATCCATGAGATGCAATTTACGCTGCACTGGATGCTATGCTTCAAGTTATAGTAAAAAAGATGACATACCTTTTGAAGAATTGGATAGAATTGTTGGAGAAGCAAGAGATCTCGGAATTTACTATTTTATAATTCTTGGAGGAGAACCTTTTATAAATGAATATATGCTTGATTTGTATGAAAAATATAATGACTGTATGTTTACTCCTTTCTCCAACGGAACTTTATTTACTGAAGAGGTAGCCGATAGAATTCAGAAACTTGGCAATGTAATTCCAATGTTTTCTCTTGAGGGATTTGAAGAAGAGACAGATGCCAGAAGAGGCAAGGGAATATTTAAAAAAGTCATGCATGCGATGGATCTTTTGAAGGAGAGGGGTGTTCTGTTCGGTGTATCATCTGCAACAGGAAGGCATAATATAGATACGGTAACTTCTGATGAATTTATAGATATGTTGATAGAAAAAGGTTCCAAGATGAGTTGGTATTTTCTATTTATGCCTGTTGGAAAAGAACCGGATACAAGTCTGATGTTGACTCCTGAACAAAGATTGAAGCTTGGTGAGAGAGCAAGAAAGATAAGAACTGAAAAACCATATTTTACTATAGATTTTTTCAATGATGCTCCTTATGTAGGAGGTTGTATAGCTGGAAAGTTCTATTGCCATATAAATTCAGAAGAACAGGTGGAACCATGTATATTTGCACATTTTGCTGTAGATAGTTTAAAAGGTGGTAAAAAACTTGTTGATGCTTTTAAATCTGATTTCTTTAAGGAGTTGAGAAATAGACAGCCATATAATCATAATTTACTTTTACCATGCATGATGATAGATAATACGCAGCAGATCAGGGATATTGCCAAAAAGACCGGGGCAAAACCTACGGATGAAGGTGCTAGAATGATGCTTGAAGATCCTAAATTTCGGGCAGAGCTTGATAAATTGTCAGGTGATTTTAAGCCTTATGCAGAGAAAGCATGGAAAGAAGAATTTAATTCAGAGGGAAATTATAAAATGGCGAAAGGTTAA
- the larB gene encoding nickel pincer cofactor biosynthesis protein LarB yields the protein MDLKYIKDLLTNVKDGSLDIDTAAEQFKDLSFKDLGYAKIDNNRELRVGYPEVIYCAGKTVSQVKGIVQFMLTKGDNILGTRASEEQYKAVKEICPRAEYNKESRIITIKNKYVEPSETYIAVVTAGTSDIPVSEEAALTAEMFGEKVERIYDVGVAGIHRLFNKLDLIRGAKVIIVAAGMEGALASVIGGLVDKPIIAVPTSVGYGANFGGLSALLAMLNSCASGVSVVNIDNGFGAGYLASMINRIH from the coding sequence TTGGACTTAAAATATATAAAAGATTTATTGACAAATGTAAAAGACGGTTCTTTGGATATAGATACTGCTGCCGAGCAATTCAAGGATCTGTCGTTTAAAGATCTTGGCTATGCCAAAATTGACAATAACAGGGAACTGAGGGTCGGATATCCAGAAGTAATTTATTGTGCAGGTAAAACTGTTTCCCAGGTAAAGGGGATAGTTCAATTCATGTTGACAAAAGGTGATAATATACTTGGAACGAGAGCCAGTGAAGAACAGTATAAGGCGGTAAAGGAAATATGTCCCAGAGCAGAATATAATAAGGAATCAAGAATTATTACCATTAAAAACAAGTATGTTGAGCCATCAGAAACTTATATAGCTGTTGTAACTGCAGGTACGTCTGATATTCCAGTTTCAGAAGAGGCTGCATTAACTGCAGAAATGTTTGGAGAGAAAGTTGAAAGAATATATGATGTTGGAGTTGCCGGTATACATAGATTATTTAATAAGCTGGATTTAATACGAGGGGCAAAAGTAATAATTGTTGCAGCAGGTATGGAAGGAGCCCTGGCAAGTGTTATTGGAGGATTGGTTGACAAACCGATTATTGCTGTTCCAACCAGTGTGGGTTATGGTGCTAATTTTGGTGGACTTTCAGCTCTTCTGGCTATGCTTAATAGCTGTGCAAGTGGAGTGAGTGTAGTGAATATAGATAATGGGTTTGGTGCAGGATATTTGGCAAGCATGATAAATAGGATTCATTAA
- the larC gene encoding nickel pincer cofactor biosynthesis protein LarC, giving the protein MMKILYYDCFSGISGDMNLGAMIDIGVDRNYFVSELAKLNINEYNIDIKKDTKNGISGTKVNVILVHDTHPHGEHHSHHRNLRDIENIINSSELNSKVKKISLEIFKKVAEAEAKVHNKPVNEVHFHEVGAVDSIVDIVGAAICFDYLNIDKVVSSQLEVGYGFVKCAHGTLPVPAPATAEILKGVPIKAQVPFEAATPTGAAILTYFASEFTDSKDFKIDKIGYGIGTKDNDSIPNVVRVFIGENNENDFSDGSSNPEFIKDHIKVMECNIDDMNPENYEYVMYRLLEKGALDVYLTPVIMKKQRPAEKLTVLYREQCEEDIMDIVFLNTTTLGVRKYRVERDMLRRGTQKVITKYGEVTVKNSYYKGRKVRSKPEYDDCRKLAIENNVSISEIQIEAIKIG; this is encoded by the coding sequence ATTATGAAAATACTTTATTATGATTGTTTTTCAGGAATAAGTGGAGATATGAATTTAGGTGCTATGATTGATATTGGGGTGGACAGAAATTATTTTGTATCAGAACTTGCAAAATTGAATATTAATGAATATAATATAGATATAAAAAAAGATACTAAAAATGGTATTTCAGGAACAAAAGTGAATGTTATTTTAGTACATGACACCCATCCTCATGGTGAACACCATTCCCATCATAGAAATTTGCGAGATATTGAAAATATTATAAACTCAAGTGAATTGAATTCTAAAGTAAAAAAAATAAGCCTTGAAATTTTTAAGAAAGTAGCTGAAGCAGAAGCAAAAGTTCATAATAAACCTGTAAATGAAGTCCATTTTCATGAAGTCGGAGCAGTTGATTCCATTGTTGATATTGTAGGGGCGGCTATATGTTTTGATTACTTGAACATAGATAAAGTTGTGTCTTCACAATTAGAGGTTGGATATGGTTTTGTAAAATGTGCACATGGTACACTTCCAGTACCGGCACCTGCTACTGCTGAAATATTGAAGGGCGTACCAATAAAAGCTCAGGTACCCTTTGAAGCTGCAACGCCTACCGGGGCTGCAATTTTAACCTATTTTGCATCTGAATTTACAGACTCTAAGGATTTTAAAATAGACAAAATAGGATATGGCATAGGCACAAAGGATAATGATTCCATACCAAATGTGGTCAGAGTTTTTATAGGAGAAAATAACGAGAATGATTTTTCTGACGGCAGCAGTAATCCAGAGTTCATAAAGGATCATATAAAAGTTATGGAGTGCAATATAGATGATATGAATCCGGAAAATTATGAATATGTAATGTATAGGCTGTTAGAAAAAGGTGCACTTGATGTATATTTGACACCGGTAATAATGAAAAAACAGAGGCCGGCAGAAAAGTTGACTGTTTTATATAGAGAGCAGTGTGAAGAGGATATAATGGACATTGTGTTTTTGAATACTACAACTTTAGGAGTTAGAAAATACAGGGTTGAAAGGGATATGCTCAGAAGGGGAACACAGAAGGTAATCACAAAGTATGGAGAGGTTACAGTGAAAAATTCTTATTACAAAGGCAGAAAAGTACGATCTAAGCCTGAATATGATGATTGTAGAAAACTTGCAATTGAAAATAATGTTAGTATATCTGAAATACAAATTGAAGCAATTAAAATAGGATAA
- a CDS encoding DNA-3-methyladenine glycosylase produces the protein MRKLERSFYSRDTIDVAKDLLGNILVHNIDGNLISGKIVEVEAYKGIKDKAAHSYGGRRTKRTEVMYGMPGTCYIFMIYGMYNCFNIVTEKEEIPTAVLVRALEPLSSLDVISHNRFKKNYNQLSKYEIRNLTNGPGKLCSALSIDRSQNKEDLCKNNLYILDSGEKKFEIQVSKRIGVDYAEEAADYPWRFYIKNNMYVSKK, from the coding sequence ATGAGAAAACTTGAAAGGTCCTTTTATAGCAGGGACACTATAGATGTCGCAAAAGACCTTCTTGGAAACATATTAGTCCATAATATAGACGGTAACCTGATTTCCGGAAAAATAGTTGAAGTTGAGGCCTATAAAGGTATTAAAGACAAGGCTGCCCATTCCTATGGAGGCAGACGTACAAAAAGAACGGAAGTAATGTATGGAATGCCCGGAACTTGCTATATATTCATGATATATGGAATGTACAACTGCTTCAATATCGTAACTGAAAAGGAAGAAATACCGACTGCAGTTCTTGTAAGAGCGCTGGAACCTTTAAGCAGCCTAGACGTTATTTCTCACAACCGATTTAAAAAAAACTACAATCAGCTTTCAAAATACGAAATAAGAAATTTGACAAATGGCCCTGGAAAACTCTGCAGTGCTCTTTCTATAGATAGGAGTCAAAATAAAGAGGACCTGTGTAAAAACAACCTTTATATACTGGACAGCGGTGAAAAAAAATTTGAAATACAGGTCTCCAAAAGAATAGGGGTAGACTACGCAGAAGAAGCTGCTGACTATCCATGGAGATTTTATATAAAGAACAATATGTATGTGTCAAAAAAATAA
- a CDS encoding GIY-YIG nuclease family protein, giving the protein MNYIYILKCSDGTLYTGYTNNIKRRIEAHNSGKGAKYTRGRRPVKLVYFEQYTTKQDALRREYEIKHLSRTEKIRLLQSQ; this is encoded by the coding sequence ATGAATTATATTTATATATTAAAGTGTTCCGATGGAACACTTTATACTGGATATACCAACAATATAAAAAGAAGAATAGAAGCTCACAACAGTGGGAAGGGGGCAAAATACACACGTGGAAGGCGTCCTGTAAAACTTGTTTACTTCGAGCAGTATACTACAAAACAAGATGCCTTGAGACGCGAGTATGAAATAAAGCATCTTTCCAGAACTGAAAAAATAAGATTGCTTCAATCACAATAG
- a CDS encoding mannose-1-phosphate guanylyltransferase, with the protein MLYALILAGGKGTRLYPLSRAKNPKQFLRVVNNKSFLRSTVDRIIPLVNKKNIYIITNEEYIAKVQEELPDISRDNIFAEPKNKETATCIGFSAVKLLKKDASASMIILPSDHYIGDQKLFLETINQAIEIAEKKRGLVTIGVKPTRPETGYGYIEMGQRINATITSFKVERFLEKPNLEVAKDLIMKGSYLWNSGMFVWRADVFLREMQKYLPKMYKSMIAIYEKLDTKEEEKVIKKQYDIIDGISVDFGIMQKTRKAYVIKCEFLWDDMGTFTAIARFLNNYKGNRIKGDTFLEASENCTIFGDGRFIIAFGVKDLIIIDSGDVLLVMDKSKDQEVKYLVDILKNETNLKKYL; encoded by the coding sequence TTGTTATATGCATTAATTCTGGCAGGGGGAAAGGGTACCAGGCTCTATCCTCTGTCACGAGCTAAAAATCCAAAACAGTTTTTAAGAGTCGTAAATAATAAAAGTTTTTTGAGGAGTACTGTAGATAGAATTATTCCTTTGGTTAACAAGAAGAATATATATATTATTACAAATGAAGAATATATAGCTAAAGTACAAGAAGAACTGCCTGATATAAGTAGGGACAACATATTTGCAGAACCTAAAAACAAGGAGACAGCTACATGTATTGGATTTTCAGCAGTAAAACTTCTGAAGAAAGATGCAAGTGCGTCTATGATAATTCTTCCTTCTGATCATTATATAGGAGATCAGAAATTATTTTTGGAAACTATTAACCAGGCGATAGAAATTGCAGAAAAAAAGAGAGGACTTGTAACTATAGGAGTTAAACCTACCAGACCTGAGACAGGCTATGGTTATATAGAAATGGGACAGAGAATAAATGCTACCATAACCAGCTTTAAGGTGGAGCGGTTTTTGGAAAAACCAAATCTGGAGGTTGCAAAAGATCTTATAATGAAAGGCAGCTACCTTTGGAACAGTGGAATGTTTGTATGGAGGGCAGATGTATTCTTGCGGGAAATGCAAAAATATCTTCCTAAAATGTATAAGAGTATGATTGCCATTTATGAAAAACTGGATACAAAAGAAGAAGAGAAAGTTATAAAAAAACAATATGATATAATTGATGGTATTTCTGTAGATTTTGGTATAATGCAGAAGACTAGAAAAGCTTATGTAATCAAGTGCGAGTTTCTATGGGACGATATGGGTACATTTACTGCTATAGCAAGGTTTTTGAATAACTATAAGGGTAATAGAATAAAGGGCGATACATTTTTGGAAGCCAGTGAAAACTGTACTATTTTTGGAGATGGAAGGTTTATAATAGCTTTTGGAGTCAAGGATCTTATAATTATAGATTCTGGTGATGTACTGCTGGTTATGGATAAAAGCAAGGATCAAGAAGTCAAGTATCTGGTGGATATTTTAAAAAATGAAACAAATTTAAAAAAATATTTATAA